In Brassica napus cultivar Da-Ae chromosome C2, Da-Ae, whole genome shotgun sequence, the sequence acagtttagcaaaaaaaaaaaaaaaaaaaaaactttacacCTTTGTGTCTTTGTTTTTTGTTAGTTCATTAGTTAGAATTGTTTAGTGGATGAAGTGTTTGTTTTCAAGTGGGGTTTTAAACCTTAAACTGGATTTTAAATCGTTTTACTTTGCAGAACCACACTGATGATGACTCATCTGGTTGTGTATAGTTCAGAACTTTGTTTTCATTGCAACTGTTGCCATCACCGATGGTATAGACGATTTGAGATTCGTTCAAACATAAATTTTCATTGCAATAacagatatttttaaaaaaaatttagatttggaTCCCATGTCAGAAGTACAACAAACAAGATCCTATTCCAAAATTGCTTATCGAAAATGTCTTTCTCCACAGCTTTAGTCTTCACTAAACTTGATCTTCTTAGGTAATGGCTGTGTGTTTCCAACCTGAAGTAGCAAACCAAAGAACACACGGTTACTTACTTGGTCTATGTTCGGTTTATATAAGATGTAGAGAGAAAGCAGAAGAACTGTGAATAGTCGGGATACTTACAAGCTCAGGGCATTGATATTCTATTCCAGCAGCTTCGattctctttctccttttctgATCCCGTTTCACAACCTTGTTCAACATTTTCCTATGCTCTTCCAATGTCCTTTCCTGTGTACATTAGAgaacaaaaatcaaaacctaAAGTCAATTCCTCAAGAGAAAATGGCAAACTGAGAATAAGATTATTACCTTGTTATGTTGTTTGCGCTCGATCTGAACCCAATCCACTGGTTTGTACTGACACTTGAACCCTTTCCACCTAATGGTATTATAATCAATACAAACGTTAGAGAAATCTAACGTTTAACAATTCTTCAGAAATCAATACAAACGTTAGAACCGAGGATGGATTTTAgcaaagtgaaaaaaaaaaaaagagtatcgAGTTGTTGAAACCACATAACAACTATAACTCCCATTTTATTTACCCTAATTTCACATTTAATTTTCACATCCTATCCTTAGACCTACATGTCATAACGTCTTAACTCTACAAACCATAGACACAGTCCTTCTAAGCTTTGCATCAACCCACAAGAGATCGCATTAGAAACATAGCTATTTCATTAAACAACATAGGCAACTAAGCAATATAGCTAACCGTACAAAACTTAATAAGCCAAGTAAAAAAAACGCTAGAAAAAATGAAGTGGATGTAAAGAAGTGACTCACAGATTGGGTTTAACATGCTCAGGTGGAATAACACGGACTTGAAGCATGTGCTCGAGCAACAGATAGTCATTCATTGCACCCGCTGCAATTTCCGCCACCTACACGTAaccaaaatgttaaaaaaatctgaaacattTAAGCGTTTCAGCATTTTATTAAGGTTGACAAGTATATACCTCAGGGTCCTCAAACTGTATGAACCCAAAATGCTTAGACTTCCCagtctattaaaaaataaaataaataataatgagaAAAAAGACAGAACATATAAGAGACCAGACAAGAGCAAACAAATAAAGAACCTTTTTGTTTCTGGCGACTCTAACTCTCTTGACTGTTCCAAACTGCGTGAAGAAACCTATCAACCAAAAAAGATCAAAATGTTCACAACAAATTGAGTAAACACAATAATCAATTTAGCTGGATAATTAAGTTAAAAAGGAAGAAACCTTCAATCTCAGTCTCATAGAACCCATGAGGGAGACGACCAATGTATAGCACCGTGGCTTTGCTCTCAAGAGGTTTGGTCACTGGTGCTTTTCGAGCTGGACCGCCTCCTAGTGGCTATCAACAGACGAGATTCAAATTAAAACCCAAATAGAATCTGAAACgaattagaaaagaaaattaccaaaaaatcaGCCGATGGTTTCGGGTTCTGAGGAACAGCCAgctgagaagaagaggaagctgagatcttcttcatgttcttcttcaGAGCTTTCTTTGCCTTGGCCCCCATTGTTTATCGTCGTCGCCGTAAGAGAGAGGAtaagattagggtttatcaGAGAATTTATAAAAGCTGTGTAACTCGTGAAGAAACCGAGATGCGAGGAAGAAAGTGCAAATAGATATGGGCCTAAAGACCACAGATATGGGCCTGAAGCCTAGTAAATAAAGTACAATTTGACCCGTTTCAAACTCAAAACCCGCCCCGATAAGGGATTACATAAAAGAAACGACAAGTTTACGCGTGTTAGCCATTAATGATTGTGACGGATCTCTTCTTCCTAATCCTAACCCCAAAGAGTTTCACTTTATGGTCCCTCATATTTATGATAATCTTATTTTAAACAAGGAAAGGATACCTGATCCAGTAGTTTCTTGTCTGTTGCTCCTTTATGTTATTAGAGATTTCATTTTGACTCCCACATATTTAGTTTCTATCCGCAGTCCCCAAAAGCAAGACATGTGACAAGTTATGAatcattgtttttgtctgaACGAGTCAAGATTCATTATTATGAGATTCTTTTGCTAATGTTTCAGAATTTCTATGCCCCATGGGGATGAAATGGTCAACTTTGGTTTAATCTTCATTTGCACAATTAGATGCAAACGTGGCATTCAattgttttgtgtttttgttttcactctAGCATACAACACGTAAGGTGCATGGTCCAACAAGTAACATCCACTCAACACCTTTCAAATAACTTGcaatatatagaaataaataacCGATTGGAAATATTGCTTTCATGTTTGACAAGTTCAACGTCAACCGAACTAGTTGGGTCAATTTTGTTCCCTAACGTGTCTGTTAAGTTTAAACAATTTAATGTTTATAAGTAAGAATAAAATGGAGatcaaaatttatttcaaataacAACATGTGACTAATctaatattctttttctttcatgTCATGATCCCacagtttttcttaattattctgtttttttttaatatttaaacgaaaaataaactaaatgcATATGTtacttcgaaaatattttttttttaaagtagctTAATTCATGTTTTTCTTGTGCTAAATATTCGATGATGCCCCTTGAatacaaaaaatttattatctatACAAGTCGCAACCAATTTATCAACCAAGATTTGATTTAGTAGAATGGATAGTTGAAAAATACTTTGTAAAAAAACATTTGGGGTCTAGAAAGTGACAATCATAAAAGTTCAACGCAAAAAACGTAATAATCTTAACCAAAAGCACTGAAACTAAAAAGGATTAAAAAAGGCAAATATAGGATTCTTTCACACGAACTTGACTCGCTCCTCAcagtctctctttctctccataATTTCCTGCTttaacttctctctctctctctctctcttccatgTGGGATGTGGCTATAGTCTTTCACTGCACCTTCCTCGCCACTTTCTCTCCTCTCTTCCGCCAATTTTTTCCTCTCTGACTCCCATCATTTCCTCGAATAATCAATCGGtaagctttcttcttctcctctcgcGCTCTTACGCGCTTCCTCGTTTGCAGACGCCTCTTCTGTTTCCATATCTGTTTCTCGATTCGCCGACAATTCCAATTCGAATAGTGATTTCGCGAGGCCGTGTTTACATACTCCAGCTGGAGAATTTATTTAGAAACTCGATTTGGTAGGATTTGGCGATTCTGCGTAGTAGCTTGATTTCATCCAATCTCAGCTAAATCGATTCATATTGCTTGCGTAAGAGCTGTTTTCTTGATGATTCCACCTCGAGATTTCGAGTTTTTTGATGTGAATCGTTTGTGTGAATGATTGATTCTGCGTTTCCTCAGTCGTATTGGTTAACGGGTTGTTCGTGATTTTGATTTGGCGATTCTGCGTAACTCGAGCTCTGTAGCTTAGGTTTTCGCCTAATTTCAGCTAAATCGATTCATATTTACGTGCGTAAGAGCTGATTTCAGCTCGAGATTTCAGTTTTTGGATGTGAATCGCTTGTGTGAATGATTGATTATGCGTTTCATTGGTTAACAGATTGTTCATTCGTTGTGTAGGAGACACTGTTGATTGTATTGAGAGAGGATGGTAGGATTGGTGATTCTGCGTAACTTGAGCTCTGTAGCATAGATTTCAATCCAATTTCAGCCAAATCCGATTCCTATTGCTTGCGTAAGAGGTGTTTTCTTGATGATTTCAGCTTAGAGATTTCGAGTTTTTGATGTGAATTACTTGTGTGAATGATTGATTATGCGTTTCAATGGCTAACAGATTGTTCCTGATCTTGTTCATTCATTGTGTAGGAGACACTGTTGATTATAACGCAGcagtttgagagagagagagagttggtAGGATTGGCGATTCTACGTAACGTTAGCTCTGTAGCTAGATTTCTCCCACTTTCAGCAGAATCGATTCATATTACGTGCGTAAGAGCTGTTTTCTTGATGATTCCACTTTTGATGTGAATGATTGATTCTGCGTTTCCTCACTTGTATTGGTTAACAGATTGTTCATTCATTGTGTAGGAGAGACACTGTTGATTGTCACGCATCagcttgagagagagagaggatggtTTCAGAGACTTGGTTTCGTAACCTCTGGAAATTCCCAAAGAAAAACGAAGGTCATAAAGAGAAGGATGTGCTTGGAGTGTTAGCCTTCGAGGTCGCTAGTCTACTCTCGAAACTCGTTCATCTATGGCAATCCCTGAGCGATAAGAACGTCACGAGGCTCAGAGAAGAGATCACGCGTTCCGCGGGTATAAAGAAGCTAGTTTCAGATGACGATGACTTCATCGTGAGGCTGATACGCGACGAGATGATGGAGAACGTTGAGAACGTAGCGAAAGCTGTGGCTAGGCTCGCTGTAAAATGCAACGATCCCAAGTTGAAGAGCTTCGAGAGTTGTTTCGGTGAGATGATGAAGACGGGAGCTGATCCTTATGGGTGGCAGTTTGGGTGGAAGAAAATGGATAGAAAGGTTAAGAGGATGGAGCGTTTTATCTCGTCTAATGCTAGTCTTTACCAGGAGACTGAGATTCTGACGGAGCTTGAGCAGAGTCTCAAGAGAAGGCAGAGCAATGAATCTGCAACCGATAATATAGTGGAGTACAGGAAAAAAGTCACGTGGAAGAAACATGAAGTGAAGAATCTAAGGGAGGTGTCTCTTTGGAACCGTACTTATGACTACACCGTCCTTCTCTTGGTGAGATCGATCTTCACAATCTTGACTAGGACTAAACATGTTTTCGGCATTAGTTACAGAGCAGAGGCTAGCGATGTTAGCTCTGCGGATTCTGATTTCATCGCTCGCGGCCACTCTGTTTCCACTGTTTTGACGCATCAGTCCGAGACCACCCGTCCTCCTAGATTTGCTTCTGGTCCTCTTGGGAGATTCACAGGTCCAGCGTCAGGCTCAGCTGCTACAAAGTCCACGAAGATGGGTGATTTCCTCTCGGGCTCACTCACTACCCAGTCCCCTAAGTCAGGTCCTCTTGCCCCAGAAAAGAACAAACGTTTCAAGTTTTACTCGGGTCCTCTCGGGAAGTTCACATCCAAGTCAGGACCGCTTATGGGAATGGGCAAACACAACAAGAAGACGGTGGTGCAGACACCGGAAAGGCCTTCGGTCTCCTCAGCGAAAAAGCAGTCGAAACCCAACCGTTTAACACAGGTTGGTCCCTTTAAAGGCTGCATGGTGTCTCAAGACGGTATCACTCCTCTCAGCACTAGGACCCAGAACGGAGCTAGGCATAGTAGCGCAGAGCATCATCAGATTCTCGAAGGAAGTTCCAACACTGTCCACGTTGAAAGACCCAAGTTGTCAGATGCTGCTCCTAACACCCTCGGCGCCGCTTGCTTAGCGTTACACTACGCTAATGTCATCATCGTGATAGAGAGATTCGTTGCATCTCCCCACTTGATAGGCGACGATGCGAGAGACGACCTTTACAACATGTTACCAGCGAGCGTGAGAAAATCGTTGAGAGAGAGGCTAAAGCCGTACTCGAAAAACTTGAGCTCTTCCGCGGTTTATGATCCGGGGCTAGCGAAGGAGTGGACAGACGCAATGGCGGGTATCTTGGAATGGTTGGGTCCGTTAGCTCACAACATGATAAAATGGCAGTCCGAGAGGAGTTACGAGAACCAGAGCTTGGTTTCGAGGACGCACATAGTTCTCGCGCAGACTCTCTTCTTTGCGAACCAGCAGAAAACAGAAACCATCATCACGGAGCTTCTTGTCGGGCTCAACTATGTCTGGAGATATGGCAGAGAGCTTAACGCCAAGGCTCTTCAAGAGTGTACTAGTAGTCAAACACTTGAGAAATGTTTAGACACGGATAACTACTGAAGCTCTCCTAGACTATATTTTTTACCTAAACTGGCATTGGAACTCAACCAAACCGTGCAGCTTGGACCAAACCCGAGGACGAAAAGCTGTTACGTTGCTAGATTACCACGAGAGGTATTATGATGTGAGCGTCTCTTTTCTCTTTATCTCCTTTACTATTCTGACTTGTAGTAGGATGTGATGATGCATTGTATATTGTTTCTACGAGATTTTATTGTGGTTGAGATGATACATACTACTGCTGCATATACGTATGTGCCAAGGTTGTTTTTGATTATTGTAAAATCCAGTGGTGATGATACAGAAGAATCCTTGATTTGGGGATTTTAAGTTCCGAGTTGTTCAAGTTATGTCTGTATTATTATAACTCGTGCTTGTTGTTCTCTCGGTCAGAGTTTATTCGTATGGTGATGTCACTGGTGTGGGTTCTTCATGGAAACCAATTCATAAGTCGCAAATCTCAAAATTCAGTTACGTATACGGTTACACCATTAATATTCTTGTATATTGCATACAATACGAATGCGTATGGTGTTTGCTTTATACGATCATAAATATACAAATGGTTCATCACACACATACAAATACAAATTCAGTTTTGAAATTCATTTTGAGATATTATAATacgatttttaaaattatatatatatatatatatatatatatctaatttataattaaaacattgttattattatttttttgtacagAGAGTACATAAATTGAGTTCAAATAAGAATTCTTCAGTTCATTATCCAATTTTTTTCTTGCTGAAATTTTAATTATCCAAAACTACACTCAAattttccattactttttatcaacaaaatatgtttaaaataggTAAGAAAGCCCATTattaatcaaacaaacaaaaacaagtcTAAAACGCAAAGCGTTGGCCGTACGGAAGAAACTACGCCGTATTCGAGAGTCTCATTGTCTCCGTAGCGAAAAGGCAGCGTGCGAAATCCGTCGTTTCCCACCGTTAAGAGGCAGAGAAAGAGAAAGGCGAGCCTCGTCACCGTTTAGATGACGGCGCCGAGAAACTCCTCTAGGCGATTACGATCGCTGCGATATTCGTCGGAGAAGATGGAAGGTACCGGAAGCTGGGACGTGCTTGAATGGACCAAACTCGATGTATTCCTCTCTTTAACTTTTTCAATCATGTTGCTCATCTTGTTTATTTGGATATTGATTAGGGCTAATCGATTGACGCctaatgtttaattattattttctcttttcAGCAAGCTTCTTGGTCAAGCTCGTACTCAAACTTGGATTGCTTGCTGGATTCTGAGAGGATCACCTTCGAGGTAGTTAGGCGGTTTATATAAGATTATTGTATTGCAGAGagtctttgtgtgtgtgtttgttgaaaaaattatttatattcttgTTATGGCTGTTGATTACAGTGTTGTGGAGTTATACTCATCAACACCAATGAAGCAGGGACCCTCTTACTCACAAATTTCCGTATTCTGTTTTTGGTATGGCTTGTCTTTCTGTCTTTCTTCTTTGTGTCttgtaatgttttaaaatggtgcatcacatcaatcctttttttctctttgtgaAGAGGGAAGGAACCAGAGATCCTGTTCCACTTGGTACAATTCCACTGGTGGCTATCGAGAAGTTTAACAAAACGGTCTGTTTTTAGTTATTAGTATGTTTTGAGTTTAATCTTAGTGAAATTGGGctttaatttgtttgttttgtgtcGTTGGGTGTTGTATGTAGGTGCAGAAAGTTCAATCAAACAGACATCAGTCCACCAAGAATCCACCAAAACGTCTTTTACAGGTCACTGGTATGTTTCCGTGTGTTATCATTTGCTAAAACTGATTCCAGTAGTCTTGTTTTATCAGGTTTATACGCCTTATATTAAAATTCACTCTGAtattttgctctctttctttctcctcTGTTGTTTCTTAACCAATATACCACTATACTAATACTGGTTGAGAGATTTTGTTATCTGATACCTTCTTTATGTTAGTTTTGAAACTATTCTTGTGAATCATGTGCATTTTGCAGGCAAAGATATGAGGATAATTGTCTATGGTTTTCCCCCTGGAACCAAGCAGGTGAAGCTTTGACTCTCGTTTTCTGCATTTCCTTTTGAAGCCTATATGGTCCTATTTGATTCTATTGGTATAATTTTGCAGAGACGTTCTCTAGTTGATGCACTATTGAGGTGTAGCAATCTAGAGAGAGTATGGGATCTTTATGCTTTTACATGTGGGCCTTCCAAATTCGGTAACAAAAACCCAAAGGAAAGATTGCTTAACGAGTATTTTCGACTTCTCGGAAAAGGTTCATTGCGAGCGTCAATGAATATGATTAAAGACGGTTCATTCTCAGTTTCCAATGACTTTTGGCGGATAACTGACTTGAACTCGAATTATAACTTGTGTCCGACTTATCCGTTTGCTTTGATGGTTCCAAAATCCATTAGGTAGGACATTGATTCTTTGAACATGAATGAAAACAGTTTAATTTGGTCTCTACCAGCCTTTAGAGCttctgtttatttttgtttaaactaTCTTCCTCGAAAGTATAGTCTTGAACTAAAATTACCGTATGTTTTATGTCAGTGATGAAGAGCTGACCCAAGCGTCTACTTTCCGGGCAAAAAGTCGCCTGCCCGTGATCTCGTGGTGCCATCCAGGTAGAAATGCAGCTGTTTTGTTGCTTCCATTTGAATTTTGTTCGTATAGCTTCCGCATTTACACATGTTTCTTTTTGATCTTTAATTGCAGGAACTGGAGCTGTGATTGCTCGCTCTTCACAACCTTTAGTTGgtctgatgatgaacatgaggaGGTACATAGAAGTTTCAGTTTCATGCCAGAATTGTGATGATAATTGAGTTTCTTATTTTGAATCTCAAAGTAATAGATTCTGAAGTTTTCTAATATTTTGCTCTTTTTCAACAGTAACTTTGATGAAAAACTTGTTGCTTCATTCTGCACTCAGTTAGCTGGTCACAAGGGAGCACCACGGTGAGCTTCCTATGTTCGTTCTCATTTGGTTAAAGTTAACATGTGGATTTACTATTGATCTCCTTTATATCATCTTTAAGCCCATGACACTTCCTTGTGCGTGCATTTCTTGTGTACGGTTTTGCGTTTGCATATGAATATAACTTGGAGATAAACCACTCATTGTTGGCCCAGTTGGGCGTGGGATTATTTCTGAAATATATAGAAAGGTCTATTTGGGTAGAATAAAATAACATTCTGTTGGTTCATATCTTCAATATGGTTGAATGTTgctattttgttataaaagatGCACTTACTCTCGTTTTTTTATGTCATAGGAAGCTTTACATCGCAGATGCAAGACCTAGGAAAAATGCGTTAGCAAATGGAGCAATGGGAGGAGGCTCAGAATCATCTTCAAATTATTTGCAGTCTGAAGTATGACCTGGTTTGAAGCTCAATATTTTTGTCGTCTTGAACTGCTTGTTCTTACTGACACTGTTTCTCTTCAGATTGTGTTTTTTGGGATAGACAACATACATGCAATGAGAGAGAGCTTTTCCCGCCTTAGGGATTATTTAGATATGCACGGTACAACATCATCCGATGGGACGTCATCATTCTTGGTAAGTAGTAAATTCCAGGGTATTATTCTGTATCTGtagttggcaaaaaaaaaaaaaaaacagatagaGTTGTTGTTTTTCCGTAACAAATCAACGCACTCTCCCATCTGTCTGGCACTCAACATTTATGTGGTTTAACTAATTGAATATGCTTCCATTGTATTAAGGTTAAAGCATACATTACCTTTCAAATGAATGTTTGGAACCATAATTCGTCTTCCGTTGCTAAAGGTGGAGATAtctatttgtttaaaatttatagagACATGGTGGCTGGACTTGGGGTGGAGGTAATCTTAGTAGTATGTCTGCTTCAGTATCCTTGCTTGGAGAAAGTGGTTGGTTGAGCCACATCCAGAGCATCTTAGCTGGTGTGGCTTGGATTGCTGCACGTGTTGCTATGGAGTCAGCATCAGTTCTTGTGCACTGCAGGTTAGCTAACTTAAGGCCACTGATCTGTTTTACTAGGCTGTACCAATGCTTATATGTGTTAAGAGTAAGACAAATATGCATCTGTCTCAAGCAGAATTATCCTTATATCCCGAGTTGTTGCAATATTTTTGTGCAGTGATGGATGGGACAGAACAACTCAGCTGGTTTCTCTTGCATGCTTATTGCTTGATCCATACTACAGAACATTTGCTGGGTTTCAGGTATACATCATGCTCTAATTTGGGGTTTCTGGATTAGTTTTCTCGTTgtggttgaatttttttttatagatttctaGTTTAGGATTTTAACTTGATATTGTCGGTGTTTCTCATTGAATACTATATAGCGAATGCTAACATTTCAGACGTTCTTACCAGCTAATTCACCTGCATAAACTGCCTTTCTTAGATTTTTGTTTGATCCACCATTGTCTTACTTAATCTTTTCTCCTGTTCTGACTTCGCATCAGGCTCTCGTCGAAAAGGATTGGTTAGCATTCGGTCACCCATTTTCAGATCGTATAGGAATGCCCAACGTTGCTGGATCTGGTAGTTTTGAGCTACCAATTCAATCTTCTTCCGCTAGTAGTTTCCCTTCATCTCCAGTGCGGCAAACTTCAGGATCAGCAGCTACTCAATCGCCTGGCTCTTCGCATGGCCTGAACAACTATTCTCCTATATTTTTGCAGGTATGCAGCTCTTACTTGcatttatatattctttttggTATGGCAGATCTACTAACAACAGTTGAATATGTTTGCAGTGGGTTGATTGCGTTTCACAGCTAATGCGGATGTATCCTTGTGCTTTCGAGTTTTCTCCGGTAAGTATAAAGACTGTTTGCAGATGTATGATAGTGTCAAGATGAAATTTTCTGCTAAAGCTATTCTCTGCCCTTTCAGACTTTCCTGGTAGATTTCACGGACTGCTTGCTTTCATGCCGTTTTGGAAACTTCTTGTGCAACAGGTAACCTCTTAAAACTTATTACAGTAGTTTAGTTGTAAAGTTAGAAGTTCATCATATGTAAGATTATTGTTGGAGAAATGCTGTATATTTGAAAGTTCTGTAGTTAAACAGTAAGTGACCGTGAGACCaccttagtatatatatttactctTTCATGATGATTACAGTGAAAAGGAGAGGCAAGAATGTAGGATTACTGAATCCAGCGGATGCCTATGGGCTTACTTAACTGATTTGCGTTCCTTTGGTGGAACTTCTCATGCACATTGCAACCCGCTTTACGATCCCTCAAGATATAACGGCGCATTGTTACCTCCTGCTGCAGCTCT encodes:
- the LOC106425276 gene encoding phosphatidylinositol-3-phosphatase myotubularin-2-like isoform X2, with the translated sequence MTAPRNSSRRLRSLRYSSEKMEGTGSWDVLEWTKLDQASWSSSYSNLDCLLDSERITFECCGVILINTNEAGTLLLTNFRILFLREGTRDPVPLGTIPLVAIEKFNKTKVQSNRHQSTKNPPKRLLQVTGKDMRIIVYGFPPGTKQRRSLVDALLRCSNLERVWDLYAFTCGPSKFGNKNPKERLLNEYFRLLGKGSLRASMNMIKDGSFSVSNDFWRITDLNSNYNLCPTYPFALMVPKSISDEELTQASTFRAKSRLPVISWCHPGTGAVIARSSQPLVGLMMNMRSNFDEKLVASFCTQLAGHKGAPRKLYIADARPRKNALANGAMGGGSESSSNYLQSEIVFFGIDNIHAMRESFSRLRDYLDMHGTTSSDGTSSFLRHGGWTWGGGNLSSMSASVSLLGESGWLSHIQSILAGVAWIAARVAMESASVLVHCSDGWDRTTQLVSLACLLLDPYYRTFAGFQALVEKDWLAFGHPFSDRIGMPNVAGSGSFELPIQSSSASSFPSSPVRQTSGSAATQSPGSSHGLNNYSPIFLQWVDCVSQLMRMYPCAFEFSPTFLVDFTDCLLSCRFGNFLCNSEKERQECRITESSGCLWAYLTDLRSFGGTSHAHCNPLYDPSRYNGALLPPAAALAPTLWPQFHLRWACPVEPDASETEFQCRAMSVKHLEMKKGKEEAERKVDALSSTVESLNEELRKERNISRAAKESAKRAIKERGVISRAVQSLGCKVNFTRSGDCTVEVEDGPQKCSHSIPHDVSESISSSVSEDKVCEALLCPLRAREGTCRWPDAGCCAQNGSQFVGLKANFEAFEKLSIYDSYFTAE
- the LOC106425275 gene encoding uncharacterized RNA-binding protein C1827.05c-like, whose translation is MGAKAKKALKKNMKKISASSSSQLAVPQNPKPSADFLPLGGGPARKAPVTKPLESKATVLYIGRLPHGFYETEIEGFFTQFGTVKRVRVARNKKTGKSKHFGFIQFEDPEVAEIAAGAMNDYLLLEHMLQVRVIPPEHVKPNLWKGFKCQYKPVDWVQIERKQHNKERTLEEHRKMLNKVVKRDQKRRKRIEAAGIEYQCPELVGNTQPLPKKIKFSED
- the LOC106425277 gene encoding protein PSK SIMULATOR 1 — translated: MVSETWFRNLWKFPKKNEGHKEKDVLGVLAFEVASLLSKLVHLWQSLSDKNVTRLREEITRSAGIKKLVSDDDDFIVRLIRDEMMENVENVAKAVARLAVKCNDPKLKSFESCFGEMMKTGADPYGWQFGWKKMDRKVKRMERFISSNASLYQETEILTELEQSLKRRQSNESATDNIVEYRKKVTWKKHEVKNLREVSLWNRTYDYTVLLLVRSIFTILTRTKHVFGISYRAEASDVSSADSDFIARGHSVSTVLTHQSETTRPPRFASGPLGRFTGPASGSAATKSTKMGDFLSGSLTTQSPKSGPLAPEKNKRFKFYSGPLGKFTSKSGPLMGMGKHNKKTVVQTPERPSVSSAKKQSKPNRLTQVGPFKGCMVSQDGITPLSTRTQNGARHSSAEHHQILEGSSNTVHVERPKLSDAAPNTLGAACLALHYANVIIVIERFVASPHLIGDDARDDLYNMLPASVRKSLRERLKPYSKNLSSSAVYDPGLAKEWTDAMAGILEWLGPLAHNMIKWQSERSYENQSLVSRTHIVLAQTLFFANQQKTETIITELLVGLNYVWRYGRELNAKALQECTSSQTLEKCLDTDNY
- the LOC106425276 gene encoding phosphatidylinositol-3-phosphatase myotubularin-2-like isoform X1; this translates as MTAPRNSSRRLRSLRYSSEKMEGTGSWDVLEWTKLDQASWSSSYSNLDCLLDSERITFECCGVILINTNEAGTLLLTNFRILFLREGTRDPVPLGTIPLVAIEKFNKTVQKVQSNRHQSTKNPPKRLLQVTGKDMRIIVYGFPPGTKQRRSLVDALLRCSNLERVWDLYAFTCGPSKFGNKNPKERLLNEYFRLLGKGSLRASMNMIKDGSFSVSNDFWRITDLNSNYNLCPTYPFALMVPKSISDEELTQASTFRAKSRLPVISWCHPGTGAVIARSSQPLVGLMMNMRSNFDEKLVASFCTQLAGHKGAPRKLYIADARPRKNALANGAMGGGSESSSNYLQSEIVFFGIDNIHAMRESFSRLRDYLDMHGTTSSDGTSSFLRHGGWTWGGGNLSSMSASVSLLGESGWLSHIQSILAGVAWIAARVAMESASVLVHCSDGWDRTTQLVSLACLLLDPYYRTFAGFQALVEKDWLAFGHPFSDRIGMPNVAGSGSFELPIQSSSASSFPSSPVRQTSGSAATQSPGSSHGLNNYSPIFLQWVDCVSQLMRMYPCAFEFSPTFLVDFTDCLLSCRFGNFLCNSEKERQECRITESSGCLWAYLTDLRSFGGTSHAHCNPLYDPSRYNGALLPPAAALAPTLWPQFHLRWACPVEPDASETEFQCRAMSVKHLEMKKGKEEAERKVDALSSTVESLNEELRKERNISRAAKESAKRAIKERGVISRAVQSLGCKVNFTRSGDCTVEVEDGPQKCSHSIPHDVSESISSSVSEDKVCEALLCPLRAREGTCRWPDAGCCAQNGSQFVGLKANFEAFEKLSIYDSYFTAE